In the genome of Cryptomeria japonica chromosome 8, Sugi_1.0, whole genome shotgun sequence, one region contains:
- the LOC131857587 gene encoding uncharacterized protein LOC131857587 produces MDETSFLREKKLLADHESILAKEEVLKQKSRETWLEEGDKNTKFFHNSVRMRRVINHISKIKLSDSFEVANPKSIATEVVDFFSLILNFDWSHRGSIQDKFIKCIPKLLSKDQTDSLTAKFSLAEVEATLMQMSPDKSPVSDDFPTSFFRKCWPFLGEEVTTALEGMRNSGNILKEINNTFLALIPKKDKPERFDEF; encoded by the coding sequence ATGGATGAGACCTCGTTTCTCAGAGAAAAGAAACTCCTTGCCGATCATGAATCAATTCTTGCCAAAGAAGAAGTCttgaaacaaaaatctagagagacgTGGCTGGAAGAGggtgataagaacacaaaattcttccaTAATAGTGTGAGGATGAGAAGAGTTATAAATCATATCTCCAAGATAAAGTTAAGTGACAGCTTTGAGGTGGCTAATCCTAAATCCATTGCGACAGAGGTTGTAgacttcttttctcttatcctcaatTTTGATTGGAGCCATCGTGGCTCTATCCAGGACAAGTTTATCAAGTGTATCCCAAAGCTTCTAAGTAAAGATCAAACTGATTCTCTTACTGCTAAATTTTCTTTAGCAGAAGTAGAAGCAACTCTTATGCAGATGAGCCCAGATAAATCCCCTGTGTCGGATGACTTTCCGACTAGTTTCTTTCGTAAATGTTGGCCCTTCTTAGGCGAGGAAGTAACGACAGCTTTGGAAGGAATGAGGAACTCAGGAAATATCCTCAAAGAAATTAACAATACTTTTTTGGCCCTTATCCCTAAAAAGGATAAACCTGAGCGTTTTGATGAGTTTTGA
- the LOC131048404 gene encoding uncharacterized protein LOC131048404 — MKGNRIFSALSSILIRNNARSNFQVTRQYGLVPMVIEHTSRGERAYDIFSRLLKERIVCINGAIDDDTASLVVAQLLFLESENPEKPISLYINSPGGVVTAGLAIYDTMQYIKSPVSTLCVGQAASMGSLLLTAGAKGERRSLPNARVMIHQPSGGASGQASDIAIQAKEILKTRERLNGLYAKHTGQEIDRIEKCMERDMFMSPDEAKEFGLVDEVIEHRPISLVTDAVDTKKKEKSPKSNS; from the coding sequence ATGAAGGGCAACAGGATTTTCTCAGCACTGTCGTCAATCTTGATCAGAAACAATGCACGCTCAAATTTTCAGGTCACAAGACAATATGGTTTAGTACCCATGGTGATAGAACACACATCCAGAGGAGAAAGGGCCTATGACATATTCTCAAGACTCCTCAAAGAAAGAATAGTGTGCATCAATGGTGCCATAGATGATGACACTGCATCTCTAGTAGTAGCCCAATTGCTATTCCTAGAGTCAGAAAATCCAGAGAAACCTATCAGTCTGTACATAAATTCTCCTGGTGGGGTTGTGACTGCGGGGCTTGCAATATATGATACTATGCAGTACATAAAGAGCCCAGTGAGCACACTGTGTGTAGGGCAGGCTGCTTCAATGGGGTCTCTGTTGTTGACAGCAGGGGCTAAGGGGGAGAGGAGGTCACTGCCCAATGCCAGGGTCATGATTCACCAGCCCTCTGGTGGGGCAAGTGGCCAGGCTTCTGACATTGCCATCCAGGCTAAAGAAATCCTTAAAACCAGAGAGAGGCTCAATGGTTTGTATGCCAAACATACCGGCCAGGAGATTGATAGGATTGAGAAGTGCATGGAGAGGGACATGTTTATGTCTCCCGACGAGGCCAAGGAATTTGGGCTTGTGGATGAGGTTATTGAACACAGGCCAATTTCTCTTGTAACTGATGCTGTGGATACCAAGAAAAAAGAGAAGTCACCTAAAAGCAACAGCTAA